From Pseudomonas sp. AN-1:
AGCCGGTCGACCTCGGCCGCCTGCGCGAGCTGGTGGCCACCGCCCTGCGCCTGCGCGCCCCGCAGTCGGCGGCGGAAGCCGGAGGCTCGGTGGACAGCCGCCTGCTCGGCGACTCGCCGCCGATGCGCGCCCTGCGCAAGCAGATCGCCAAGCTGTCGCGCAGCCAGGCGCCGGTGTACATCAGCGGCGAGTCGGGCAGCGGCAAGGAGCTGGTGGCGCGGCTGATCCACGAACTCGGCCCGCGCGCCGACAAGCCGTTCGTGCCGGTCAACTGCGGCGCCATCCCCTCGGAGCTGATGGAGAGCGAGTTCTTCGGCCACCGCAAGGGCAGCTTCACCGGCGCAGTGGAGGACAAGCCCGGCCTGTTCAAGGCCGCCGACGGCGGCACCCTGTTCCTCGACGAGGTGGCCGACCTGCCGCTGCCGATGCAGGTCAAGCTGCTGCGCGCCATCCAGGAGAAGGCCGTGCGCGCGGTCGGCGGCCAGCAGGAGCTGGCGGTGGACGTGCGCATCCTCAGCGCCACCCACAAGGACCTGGCCGCCGAGGTCGCCGCCGGGCGCTTCCGCCAGGATCTCTACTACCGCCTCAACGTCATCGAACTGGGCGTGCCGCCGCTGCGCGAGCGCCGCGAGGACATCCCGCTGCTCGCCGAGCGCGCCCTCGCCCGCCTGGCCGCCGACTGCGGCCTGGAACCGGCGCGCCTCTCCGCCGAGGCGCTGGAGAAGCTCAAGAGCTACCGCTTCCCCGGCAACGTGCGCGAGCTGGAGAACATGCTCGAGCGCGCCTACACCCTCTGCGAGGACGACCTGATCCAGGCCAGCGACCTGCGCCTGGGCGACGCCCCCGCCGCCAGCGCCAGCGGCGAAGCCGCCGGCCAGCTGACGCAGATCGACGACCTCGAGGACTTCCTCGAGAACATCGAGCGCCAGGCGATCATGCAGGCGCTCGAGGAAACCCGCTGGAACCGCACCGCCGCCGCCCAGCGCCTCGGCCTGTCGTTCCGCTCGATGCGCTACCGGCTTAAGAAGCTCGGCATCGACTGATCCCCGCCGCGCCCCTCGCCGGGGCGCCGGCTCCTCGCCCACGCCTCCGCAACCCCGCACGGGGCAGGCCCGCGCCTGCTCGCACCGCGAGCCGATGGCCGCGGCGCCCCGGCGCGAACCCGCCCGCGACCGCCTCCCAGCGGCCCATCGACGCACCATTTTCGAACCCTGAAAGCCCCAATTCCGTGCACATAAGCAGCACGAACAACCCTTCAAAATCGGCATATGCAAGGCCGCATTTACATAAAAGCACCAAAAAGTTTCACTCAAGCGTCATTTTGCACTATCACAAAGCACGCTCGGCTGCTAAATTCCCGCCCATCCAACGACTACAGCCGATTTCGAAACAAACTATCGAGGCCTCCCCATGCCCCAGACCCTTGACGCATTCCTGGCGCAGATCAAGCGCCGCGACCCCGACCAGCCGGAATTCCACCAGGCCGTGGAAGAGGTGGTGCGCAGCCTGTGGCCGTTCCTGCAGAGCGAGCCGCGCTACCTGAAGGCCAACATCCTCGAGCGCATCGTCGAGCCCGAGCGCGTGATCATGTTCCGGGTACCGTGGATCGACGACCAGGGCAACGTGCGCGTCAACCGCGGCTTCCGCGTGCAGATGAGCAGCGCCATCGGCCCGTACAAGGGCGGCCTGCGCTTCCACCCGTCGGTGAACCTGGGCGTGCTGAAGTTCCTGGCCTTCGAGCAGGTGTTCAAGAACTCGCTGACCTCCCTGCCCATGGGCGGCGGCAAGGGCGGCTCCGACTTCGATCCGAAGGGCAAGAGCGACAACGAAGTGATGCGCTTCTGCCAGTCGTTCATGAGCGAGCTGTACCGCCACATCGGCGCCGACCTCGACGTGCCGGCCGGCGACATCGGCGTGGGCGCCCGCGAGATCGGCTTCATGTACGGCCAGTACAAGCGCCTGGCCAACGAGTTCACCTCCGTGCTGACCGGCAAGGGCATGAGCTACGGCGGCAGCCTGATCCGTCCGGAAGCCACCGGCTACGGCTGCGTGTACTTCGCCCAGGAAATGCTCAAGAGCCGTCACGAAGGCTTCGACGGCAAGCGCGTGGCCATCTCCGGCTCGGGCAACGTGGCCCAGTACGCCGCGCTGAAGGTCATGGAACTGGGCGGCAAGGTCATCTCCCTGTCCGACTCCGCCGGCACCCTGTACATCGAGGCGGGCCTGAACAAGGAGCAGTTCGACTACCTGATGGACCTGAAGAACGTCCGTCGCGGTCGCATCGAGGAAATGGCGGCCCACTTCGGCCTGCAGTACCTGGAAGGCCAGCGTCCGTGGGGCATCGCGTGCGACATCGCCCTGCCGTGCGCCACCCAGAACGAGCTGGACGCCGAGGACGCACGCACCCTGATGAAGAACGGCTGCTTCTGCGTCGCCGAAGGCGCCAACATGCCGTCGACCCTGGAAGCGGTGGACCTGTTCATCGAGGCCGGCATCCTCTACGCCCCGGGCAAGGCCTCCAACGCCGGCGGCGTGGCCGTGTCGGGTCTGGAAATGAGCCAGAACGCCATGCGCCTGCTGTGGACCGACGGTGAAGTGGACGCCAAGCTGCACAGCATCATGCAGAACATCCACCACGCCTGCGTCAACTACGGCGAAGAGAACGGCCGCATCAACTACGTCAAGGGCGCCAACATCGCCGGCTTCGTCAAGGTCGCCGACGCCATGCTGGCCCAGGGCGTGGTCTGAGTTCCACCGCGCTCCCGCAGTACCCGAAAAGCCGGCCTAGCGCCGGCTTTTCCTCGTCTGCCGGTTTATTCCGAAAGGCTGGCAGAAGGCCATCAACCTACTTCGATTGGGTCTCATGTCCCGCGCTCGACTGATCTTCACTTGCTAGCAAAGCAAGTCAGCCGAGTAGTCACGGGAATGAGTACCAAGGCCGCGGGCAAGCCCCTTCTCCTCTGGATCGACCTGAGCTGCGACCAGGTCGCCGAGCAGTGCATCGAGCAGTTCGCCGCACAGTGCCGGATCGTCCGCGCCGACGGCCTCGACAGCCTGGCGGACGCCGCGGTGCAGACGCACGCGGACATGCTCTGCCTGCAGTTCGACCGCCCCGACGACCACGGCCTGCACCTGCTGCTGGAGATCAAGCGGCGCTTTGCCGCCCTGCCGATCACCATGCTCACCCTGCAGCACTCCGAGGAGCTGGCGGTGTGGGCCTTCCGTGCCGGCGTCTGGGACTACCTGGTGCTGCCGCTGTCCAGCGCCGAACGCCTGCGCTACCTCAAGGCCCTGCATGCCCTGCACGAGCTGCGCCTGCAACCGGCCGGCCCCGCCCCGCGCCAGCGCCTCGCCCGCGTCGAGCGACTGCCCGAGTGCGTGCGCCTCAACCGCGGCGCCGAGGCCCGGCAGCCGCTGCATGCCGCCCTGGCCCACATC
This genomic window contains:
- a CDS encoding response regulator transcription factor, with protein sequence MSTKAAGKPLLLWIDLSCDQVAEQCIEQFAAQCRIVRADGLDSLADAAVQTHADMLCLQFDRPDDHGLHLLLEIKRRFAALPITMLTLQHSEELAVWAFRAGVWDYLVLPLSSAERLRYLKALHALHELRLQPAGPAPRQRLARVERLPECVRLNRGAEARQPLHAALAHIDSHFRERIEEREMAELCRMSVVRFSRLFKQSCGIGFQEYVMGKRMQAAEDLLLNSDTPIAGIAGKVGFKDPSYFARAFRQHFGHSPSSCRQARQQADHLPPAIERASAAAAPPG
- a CDS encoding sigma-54-dependent transcriptional regulator; protein product: MAQRALIVDDEPDIRELLEITLGRMKLDTRCARNVKEAREWLAREPFDLCLTDMRLPDGTGQELVQLIQQRYPQTPVAMITAYGSVDTAIDALKAGAFDFLTKPVDLGRLRELVATALRLRAPQSAAEAGGSVDSRLLGDSPPMRALRKQIAKLSRSQAPVYISGESGSGKELVARLIHELGPRADKPFVPVNCGAIPSELMESEFFGHRKGSFTGAVEDKPGLFKAADGGTLFLDEVADLPLPMQVKLLRAIQEKAVRAVGGQQELAVDVRILSATHKDLAAEVAAGRFRQDLYYRLNVIELGVPPLRERREDIPLLAERALARLAADCGLEPARLSAEALEKLKSYRFPGNVRELENMLERAYTLCEDDLIQASDLRLGDAPAASASGEAAGQLTQIDDLEDFLENIERQAIMQALEETRWNRTAAAQRLGLSFRSMRYRLKKLGID
- the gdhA gene encoding NADP-specific glutamate dehydrogenase, with translation MPQTLDAFLAQIKRRDPDQPEFHQAVEEVVRSLWPFLQSEPRYLKANILERIVEPERVIMFRVPWIDDQGNVRVNRGFRVQMSSAIGPYKGGLRFHPSVNLGVLKFLAFEQVFKNSLTSLPMGGGKGGSDFDPKGKSDNEVMRFCQSFMSELYRHIGADLDVPAGDIGVGAREIGFMYGQYKRLANEFTSVLTGKGMSYGGSLIRPEATGYGCVYFAQEMLKSRHEGFDGKRVAISGSGNVAQYAALKVMELGGKVISLSDSAGTLYIEAGLNKEQFDYLMDLKNVRRGRIEEMAAHFGLQYLEGQRPWGIACDIALPCATQNELDAEDARTLMKNGCFCVAEGANMPSTLEAVDLFIEAGILYAPGKASNAGGVAVSGLEMSQNAMRLLWTDGEVDAKLHSIMQNIHHACVNYGEENGRINYVKGANIAGFVKVADAMLAQGVV